From a single Cytophagales bacterium WSM2-2 genomic region:
- a CDS encoding two-component sensor histidine kinase: MSRNTLRIIIVLAAVSILGLTVTQVYWVRKAFDLREKQFNRDVQTSLNSVASRIFEINKTPVPDNSPVEQLSTNYFVVLVNGPVNSSVIGVLIASEFEKRNISATYEYGVYDCEEQCMKGADFDSHKAGKAMASLAEMPAWNNDGYYFAVQFSNIQANLTSQMGIWVYSSAVMLVVIFFFVYTLLVILKQKRLSEIQKDFINNMTHEFKTPLSTIAISSEVLKDPQITQTPERLLNYASIIQNETHRLKQGVERVLQMARMEKSDVGLKNEKLDVHELIHDAVHNSSLLLQEKKGEVEMQLNASASWVLADKLHFTNVLFNLIDNALKYNQQEPRLIIKTENQGENVIIEVSDNGIGISPENQKKVFHQFYRVPTGNLHDVKGFGLGLNYVKLMVEAHKGKISVQSKLGEGSTFRIILPTA, translated from the coding sequence GTGAGCAGGAATACACTACGTATCATTATTGTACTTGCCGCGGTGAGCATCTTAGGGCTTACGGTGACGCAGGTGTATTGGGTGCGCAAGGCATTTGACCTTCGCGAGAAACAATTCAATAGAGATGTTCAAACGTCATTGAATTCGGTTGCCAGTCGCATTTTCGAAATCAACAAAACGCCTGTGCCGGATAACTCACCGGTAGAACAGTTGTCGACCAATTATTTTGTGGTGCTGGTTAACGGGCCGGTGAACTCAAGTGTGATTGGAGTTTTGATCGCCTCCGAATTCGAGAAAAGAAATATTTCCGCCACTTACGAATATGGAGTTTATGATTGCGAGGAACAGTGCATGAAGGGCGCAGACTTCGATTCGCATAAAGCAGGTAAAGCGATGGCGAGCCTTGCTGAGATGCCCGCCTGGAATAATGACGGATATTATTTTGCTGTGCAGTTTTCCAATATTCAGGCAAACCTGACTAGTCAGATGGGTATCTGGGTTTATTCTTCGGCAGTAATGCTCGTGGTTATATTCTTTTTTGTCTATACACTCCTGGTCATCCTTAAACAGAAAAGGCTATCTGAGATTCAGAAAGACTTCATCAACAACATGACACACGAGTTTAAGACTCCCTTGTCTACCATTGCTATCTCTTCAGAAGTATTAAAGGATCCGCAGATCACTCAGACGCCCGAGCGTTTGTTGAACTACGCTTCCATTATTCAAAATGAAACGCACCGGTTGAAGCAAGGTGTTGAGCGTGTGTTGCAGATGGCCCGAATGGAGAAAAGCGATGTTGGTCTGAAAAATGAAAAACTGGATGTACACGAACTCATTCATGATGCAGTACACAACAGTTCTTTGTTGCTCCAGGAGAAAAAAGGAGAAGTAGAGATGCAATTGAATGCTTCCGCAAGCTGGGTTCTTGCCGACAAGCTTCACTTTACGAATGTGCTCTTTAACCTGATCGACAACGCTCTCAAATACAATCAACAGGAGCCCCGCCTCATTATTAAAACGGAAAACCAGGGCGAAAACGTGATTATTGAAGTCAGCGATAACGGTATCGGAATTAGTCCCGAAAACCAAAAGAAAGTCTTTCACCAATTCTATCGTGTGCCTACCGGCAACCTGCACGATGTAAAAGGTTTCGGCCTTGGCTTGAATTATGTCAAACTTATGGTCGAAGCGCACAAAGGAAAAATCTCTGTTCAGAGTAAATTAGGAGAAGGAAGTACATTCAGAATAATTTTACCGACAGCATGA
- a CDS encoding DNA-binding response regulator, whose product MSAKILLVEDDPTLGYVIKDGLVHKGYDVTLCKDGEQGQEVFKEKSFDVCIFDVMMPKKDGFSLAKSVREKNSQVPILFVTAKAMLEDKMDGFRSGGDDYIVKPFSMEELIMRIEVFLRRSKSIGQTENGSYDLGAFKFDAKNFKLNHSAGEKILTPKEAEVLKLLCSNKDRVLKREEILNTVWGDDDYFMGRSLDVFISKLRKYLREDPRVEIVNYHGVGFKLEVKIA is encoded by the coding sequence ATGAGTGCAAAAATTCTTTTGGTGGAAGATGATCCCACACTAGGTTATGTCATCAAAGACGGACTTGTTCACAAAGGTTATGATGTAACGTTGTGCAAGGACGGAGAGCAGGGTCAGGAGGTTTTCAAAGAGAAATCTTTCGATGTCTGCATCTTTGATGTGATGATGCCCAAAAAGGATGGTTTTAGCCTGGCTAAATCCGTTCGTGAAAAGAATTCACAAGTGCCTATTTTGTTTGTCACCGCCAAAGCGATGCTTGAAGATAAAATGGACGGGTTTCGCTCGGGAGGGGATGACTATATCGTCAAACCTTTCAGTATGGAGGAGTTGATCATGCGTATTGAGGTTTTCTTACGCAGGTCAAAGAGCATTGGGCAAACTGAAAATGGATCGTACGATCTGGGGGCTTTTAAATTCGATGCAAAGAATTTTAAACTCAATCATTCCGCTGGCGAAAAAATCCTGACACCAAAGGAGGCTGAAGTACTGAAATTACTATGCTCCAACAAAGATCGTGTGCTTAAACGCGAAGAGATCCTGAATACGGTTTGGGGTGATGATGACTATTTCATGGGACGCAGCCTTGATGTTTTTATTTCAAAACTTCGTAAGTACCTGAGAGAAGACCCACGCGTGGAGATCGTAAACTACCACGGAGTTGGATTTAAGCTTGAAGTTAAAATTGCTTAG
- the recR gene encoding recombination protein RecR — protein sequence MEYPSKLIEDAVNEVSKLPGIGKKTALRLVLHLVKESEHRTLALTESLNKLRANIKFCKTCFNISDEEECAICRSHRRDKSIMCVVEESNDVMAIENTSQYLGVYHVLGGVISPINGIGPSELKIEQLLTRLSQKQNEIKEVILALSPTMEGDTTAFYINRKLKDLHLKVTSIARGVPVGGNLEYTDEITLGRSITARILFD from the coding sequence ATGGAATATCCCTCAAAACTGATTGAAGATGCCGTAAACGAAGTTTCCAAACTTCCAGGTATTGGAAAAAAAACAGCTCTTCGGTTAGTGCTCCATCTTGTGAAAGAAAGTGAACACCGCACGCTGGCCCTCACGGAATCCTTGAACAAACTCCGCGCAAACATCAAGTTCTGCAAAACATGCTTCAACATTTCAGACGAAGAAGAGTGCGCCATTTGCCGGAGTCACCGCAGGGACAAATCGATCATGTGCGTAGTTGAAGAAAGCAATGATGTCATGGCCATCGAAAATACTTCGCAGTACCTCGGAGTGTATCATGTACTGGGTGGAGTAATCTCTCCCATTAACGGCATAGGCCCTTCGGAATTGAAGATCGAGCAACTTCTCACGCGCCTCTCTCAAAAGCAAAATGAAATCAAAGAAGTAATTCTTGCTCTTAGCCCTACCATGGAAGGCGATACTACGGCATTTTATATCAACCGAAAATTGAAAGACCTTCATTTAAAGGTGACTTCCATAGCACGTGGTGTGCCCGTTGGTGGTAACCTGGAATATACAGATGAAATCACGCTGGGCAGAAGTATTACTGCCCGGATCTTATTTGACTAA
- the clpS gene encoding ATP-dependent Clp protease adaptor protein ClpS: protein MNPSGHEQELVDLLEAIAVTETKDLVVFNDDFNTFNHVIETLIRVCKHSVEQAEQCTWLIHYKGKCAVKNGSFEELNPMREAICEAGIDARII, encoded by the coding sequence ATGAATCCCTCGGGACACGAACAGGAACTCGTTGATCTGCTGGAAGCAATTGCAGTCACGGAGACAAAAGATCTTGTAGTTTTCAATGATGATTTCAATACATTCAATCACGTGATTGAAACGCTCATTCGCGTCTGTAAGCATTCGGTGGAACAAGCCGAGCAGTGCACCTGGCTTATTCACTACAAAGGAAAATGTGCCGTGAAAAATGGATCGTTTGAAGAGCTCAACCCCATGCGCGAGGCCATCTGCGAAGCAGGCATCGATGCTCGAATAATCTGA
- a CDS encoding sodium:solute symporter, whose protein sequence is MTPIFVSSIILIYFAALITISYFTSRGADTNTFFTAHRQSPWYLVAFGMIGSSLSGVTFVSVPGSVGKFNESIGQVNGFAYFQVVLGYLVGYWVIILILMPLYYRLKVISIYSYLEERFDVWSYKTGALFFLVSRSIGSSLRLFLAATVLQLFLFDAWGVPFYATVAITIGLIWIYTFKGGVKTIIWTDTFQTFFLVGAVAITVWQISSALGFSFSGMVNAIREAGYSQIFVTDSVNSSLFFPKQFFGGMFITIAMTGLDQEIMQKNLTCKNLGEAQKNMFWFSITLVVVNLLFLTLGALLYIYCKQKGIAIPEFTDELFPRLAFNELGPLVGILFLLGIIASSYASADSALAGLTTSFCIDFLNFKNKEEKTKLKQKFIVHLSFSVLFLLIILVFKEVNEKTVIDAVLNVAGYTYGPLLGLFTFGIFTSRKLEGKGVPLVCLISPVISYVLSRNSVDWFSGYKIGIEILIINGLITFLGLWLISKKQK, encoded by the coding sequence ATGACACCCATTTTTGTTAGCAGTATCATCCTCATCTATTTCGCGGCCCTGATTACTATTTCGTATTTCACTTCTCGTGGGGCAGATACGAACACGTTTTTTACCGCGCACCGCCAATCACCGTGGTACCTCGTTGCCTTCGGCATGATCGGTTCGTCTCTCTCAGGGGTGACCTTCGTCTCTGTTCCTGGCAGTGTAGGAAAGTTCAATGAATCAATTGGCCAGGTTAATGGGTTCGCCTATTTCCAAGTGGTTTTGGGGTATCTCGTTGGCTATTGGGTGATCATTTTAATTTTGATGCCTCTGTATTATCGGCTTAAGGTCATTTCAATATACAGTTACCTCGAAGAGCGTTTTGACGTCTGGTCTTACAAAACGGGGGCGCTGTTCTTTTTAGTGAGCCGTTCGATTGGTTCTTCGCTTCGTCTTTTTCTGGCAGCCACCGTGTTGCAACTTTTTTTGTTTGACGCCTGGGGCGTTCCGTTTTATGCAACAGTTGCAATAACCATTGGCCTGATCTGGATTTACACTTTTAAGGGTGGTGTAAAAACAATTATCTGGACCGATACTTTTCAAACGTTCTTCCTGGTGGGAGCCGTAGCTATTACAGTGTGGCAGATTTCCAGTGCGCTTGGATTTTCCTTTTCCGGTATGGTGAATGCCATTCGGGAGGCAGGCTATTCTCAAATTTTTGTCACGGACTCTGTCAATTCATCTTTGTTTTTCCCTAAGCAGTTTTTTGGAGGAATGTTCATCACTATTGCAATGACCGGACTGGATCAGGAGATCATGCAGAAAAATCTCACTTGCAAAAATTTGGGGGAAGCTCAGAAGAATATGTTCTGGTTTAGCATTACGCTGGTGGTCGTTAACCTGCTTTTTCTGACGCTTGGAGCGTTACTGTACATTTATTGCAAACAGAAAGGAATCGCTATTCCGGAATTTACAGATGAACTCTTCCCGCGACTGGCATTTAATGAACTTGGACCGTTGGTCGGAATTTTATTTTTACTCGGGATCATTGCCTCTTCTTATGCCAGCGCTGATTCAGCTCTTGCCGGACTGACAACTTCATTCTGCATAGACTTCCTGAATTTTAAAAACAAGGAGGAAAAGACGAAGCTGAAACAAAAATTCATCGTGCATTTGAGTTTTTCGGTTTTGTTCCTGTTGATAATCCTTGTCTTTAAAGAGGTCAATGAAAAGACAGTGATTGATGCTGTGCTTAACGTGGCAGGCTATACATATGGTCCGCTTCTTGGCCTGTTTACTTTTGGGATTTTTACTTCTCGGAAATTGGAAGGAAAAGGCGTGCCACTGGTTTGTTTGATATCGCCCGTAATTTCTTACGTCCTCAGCCGGAATTCTGTGGATTGGTTCTCCGGGTATAAAATTGGGATTGAGATATTAATCATTAATGGGCTGATCACTTTCCTTGGTCTTTGGTTGATCTCAAAAAAGCAGAAATAA
- the ogt2 gene encoding methylated-DNA--protein-cysteine methyltransferase: MEESQTMPTRKKTSQRKSKEHNFFEDVYEVVKLIPKGRVTSYGAIARYLGTKMSARMVGWAMNAAHTQKIAAHRVVNSQGLLTGKHHFKTPTAMQRALEKDGVKVIKDKVVDFQDRLWDPSQELI; encoded by the coding sequence ATGGAGGAGTCTCAAACGATGCCAACGAGAAAAAAGACCAGTCAACGAAAGAGCAAAGAGCACAATTTCTTTGAGGATGTGTATGAAGTTGTGAAGCTCATTCCCAAAGGGCGTGTCACTAGCTATGGCGCAATCGCGAGGTATCTGGGCACGAAAATGAGCGCCCGAATGGTCGGTTGGGCCATGAATGCGGCTCACACTCAAAAAATTGCAGCACATCGTGTGGTCAATAGTCAGGGCCTCCTGACAGGAAAACATCATTTCAAGACTCCCACGGCCATGCAACGCGCTTTAGAGAAAGATGGCGTGAAAGTCATCAAGGATAAAGTAGTCGATTTCCAAGACCGGTTGTGGGATCCGTCCCAAGAATTAATTTAA